One region of uncultured Desulfovibrio sp. genomic DNA includes:
- a CDS encoding septal ring lytic transglycosylase RlpA family protein yields MCMTVRPLLVFLVALLCAALLSGCGSRSWRKGGVPGSRPYTVRGKTYYPLKSANGFVEEGTASWYGPGFHGKTTANGETYNQYAMTAAHKLLPLGTKVRVTHMGNGRSIIVRVNDRGPFVDDRVIDLSRAAATRLNILGPGTARVRIQSMGGVERMKEDGDLTGAFYVQVGAFADRVNADNLINILSQTGNRGRLIYGSNNMWNVQVGPWPDSFGAQQQLDIFRAMYPGAFVVGDN; encoded by the coding sequence ATGTGCATGACGGTCAGACCGCTCCTTGTTTTTCTTGTTGCTCTGCTTTGCGCCGCGCTCTTGAGCGGCTGCGGTTCACGCTCCTGGCGTAAGGGCGGGGTTCCCGGCAGTCGCCCTTATACGGTGCGCGGCAAGACCTACTATCCCCTCAAGTCAGCCAACGGTTTTGTGGAAGAAGGCACGGCCTCATGGTACGGCCCTGGTTTCCACGGCAAAACTACGGCCAATGGCGAGACCTACAATCAGTACGCCATGACGGCAGCCCACAAGCTGCTGCCCCTGGGCACCAAGGTGCGCGTCACCCATATGGGCAACGGGCGCTCCATCATTGTGCGCGTCAACGACCGTGGGCCTTTTGTGGACGACCGCGTCATTGACCTCTCCCGCGCTGCGGCCACCCGCCTGAACATCCTTGGCCCCGGCACGGCGCGGGTGCGCATTCAGAGTATGGGCGGCGTTGAGCGCATGAAAGAAGACGGCGATCTTACCGGTGCTTTTTATGTGCAGGTGGGGGCATTTGCCGACAGGGTGAACGCCGACAACCTCATCAACATCCTTTCCCAGACCGGCAACCGAGGACGCCTCATCTACGGCAGCAACAACATGTGGAATGTGCAGGTGGGGCCGTGGCCCGATTCTTTCGGAGCACAGCAACAACTTGATATTTTCCGCGCCATGTATCCCGGCGCTTTTGTAGTGGGCGACAATTAG